From a region of the Oryza sativa Japonica Group chromosome 6, ASM3414082v1 genome:
- the LOC9266919 gene encoding cinnamoyl-CoA reductase 1 gives MDDGAAAAAAAGRETTKNKKKTVCVTGAGGFVASWLVHRLLSSGDYVVHGTVRDPSDAKNGHLREMDYGAGERRLRLFKADVLDRASVAAAVAGCAGVFHVASPVPASKPHNPEAEVLAPAVAGTRNVVEASHEAGVRRVVVVSSAAAVILNPAFPRDAVLDEDAWSDEHYCRSIENWYCLSKTLAEREAWRFAADNAAAMDVVTVCPPLILGPLLQSTVNTSSSILINLIKGGGGDDEEKAATTDKRRNVVDVRDVAAALILTYENPAASGRYICSAYDIKVSEMVDIVRRFFPDINYPKFVGGEDERILSSKKLQKLGWKFRTVEECLRDSVQSYKAAGILK, from the exons ATGGACgacggcgctgccgccgccgccgccgcagggagGGAGACGacgaagaacaagaagaagacgGTGTgcgtcaccggcgccggcggcttcgTCGCCTCGTGGCTCGTCcatcgcctcctctcctccggcgaCTACGTCGTGCATGGCACCGTCCGTGACCCAA GTGATGCCAAGAACGGTCACCTGAGGGAGATGGactacggcgccggcgagcggcggctgcggctgttCAAGGCCGACGTGCTGGACCGCGCCagcgtggccgccgccgtcgccggctgcgCCGGCGTCTTCCACGTCGCCAGCCCCGTCCCCGCCTCCAAGCCCCACAACCCCG AGGCGGAGGTGCtggctccggcggtggcgggaacGCGGAACGTGGTCGAGGCGAGCCACGAGGCGGGCGTCCGCCGCGTCGTGGTggtgtcctccgccgccgccgtcatcctcaacccggccttcccccgcgacgccgtcctcgacgagGACGCGTGGTCGGACGAGCACTACTGCCGATCCATAGAG AACTGGTACTGCCTCTCCAAGACGCTCGCCGAGCGCGAGGCGTGGCGTTTCGCGGCTGacaacgccgccgccatggacgtcGTCACCGTCTGTCCGCCATTAATTCTTGGACCTCTGCTCCAATCGACCGTGAACACCAGCAGCTCCATCCTCATCAACCTGATCAAAG gcggcggcggtgatgatgAGGAGAAGGCCGCCACCACGGACAAGAGGAGGAACGTGGTTGACGTGCGTGATGTCGCCGCCGCACTCATCCTGACGTACGAAAATCCGGCGGCTTCCGGCCGCTACATCTGCAGCGCATACGACATCAAGGTGTCTGAAATGGTTGACATCGTCAGGCGCTTCTTCCCGGATATCAACTACCCAAA GTTTGTGGGAGGGGAGGATGAGAGGATTTTGAGCTCCAAGAAGCTGCAGAAGCTGGGGTGGAAGTTCAGGACGGTGGAGGAATGCCTGAGGGATAGCGTTCAATCCTACAAGGCTGCTGGGATCCTGAAATGA